In Geobacillus kaustophilus, a genomic segment contains:
- the ybeY gene encoding rRNA maturation RNase YbeY: protein MTIHIDFLDETNEVTAEQIETIERLLAEAAALENVPDGAEVSVTFVDNERIRAMNRDYRGKDAPTDVLSFALEEEGEEEVHIVGADMPPVLGDIVISIPKAKEQAAAYGHSFMRELGFLAVHGFLHLLGYDHGTEEEERVMFAKQEDILVRFGLTR, encoded by the coding sequence ATGACCATTCACATTGATTTTCTAGATGAAACGAACGAGGTGACCGCTGAGCAAATCGAGACGATCGAGCGGCTGCTCGCCGAGGCGGCGGCCCTTGAAAACGTGCCGGACGGGGCGGAGGTGAGCGTCACATTTGTGGACAACGAACGCATCCGCGCGATGAATCGCGACTATCGCGGCAAAGATGCGCCGACCGATGTGCTTTCGTTTGCTCTTGAGGAGGAAGGGGAAGAAGAGGTTCACATCGTCGGCGCTGATATGCCGCCGGTGCTCGGCGATATCGTCATTTCGATTCCGAAGGCGAAAGAGCAGGCGGCGGCCTATGGACATTCGTTTATGCGCGAGCTCGGGTTTTTGGCTGTGCACGGTTTCTTGCACCTGCTTGGTTACGATCATGGGACAGAAGAGGAAGAGCGCGTCATGTTCGCCAAGCAGGAAGATATCTTGGTGAGGTTCGGGCTGACAAGATAA